A genomic region of Paenibacillus sp. PL2-23 contains the following coding sequences:
- the sigF gene encoding RNA polymerase sporulation sigma factor SigF, which translates to MDVNLKQTAQPYLDDAEVKRLIALSQSGDSVARDTLVNCNIRLVWSVVQRFINRGYEPEDLFQIGCIGLLKSVDKFDLSYDVKFSTYAVPMIIGEIQRFLRDDGTLKVSRSLKETANKVRKMKDELSKTLGRLPTISEVAERLGITPEDVVFAQEANKPPTSIHETVFENDGDPITLMDQIADDSQERWFDKLALVEAIEGLSERERLIVFLRYYRDKTQSEVASRLGISQVQVSRLEKKILQSIRDQIAQ; encoded by the coding sequence ATGGATGTGAATTTGAAGCAAACCGCCCAGCCGTATCTGGACGACGCGGAAGTCAAGCGTCTGATCGCCCTGAGCCAGTCCGGAGACAGCGTTGCAAGGGACACCTTGGTCAATTGCAATATCCGGCTTGTATGGTCCGTCGTGCAACGGTTCATTAATCGCGGATATGAGCCCGAGGATCTGTTCCAGATCGGGTGTATCGGACTTCTGAAGTCGGTGGACAAATTCGACTTGTCCTACGACGTGAAGTTCTCGACCTACGCGGTGCCGATGATTATTGGGGAGATTCAGCGCTTCCTTCGGGATGACGGGACGCTGAAGGTGAGCCGCTCGCTCAAGGAAACCGCGAACAAGGTCCGCAAGATGAAGGACGAGCTGTCCAAGACGTTGGGCAGGCTGCCCACAATCTCGGAGGTGGCGGAGCGACTTGGCATTACGCCGGAGGATGTTGTGTTCGCGCAGGAGGCGAACAAGCCCCCGACGTCCATTCACGAGACGGTATTCGAGAACGACGGGGACCCCATCACGCTGATGGATCAGATCGCCGACGATTCCCAGGAGCGATGGTTCGACAAGCTGGCTCTTGTGGAGGCGATTGAAGGGCTCAGCGAGAGGGAGAGGCTCATCGTATTCCTTCGCTATTACCGGGACAAGACGCAGTCCGAGGTTGCCAGCAGGCTGGGCATATCGCAGGTGCAGGTATCGCGCCTGGAGAAAAAAATATTGCAGTCCATCAGGGACCAAATCGCGCAATAG
- the spoIIAB gene encoding anti-sigma F factor: MTSHNEMKLTFSARSENEAFARIAVAAFVSQLDPTLEELNDLKTAVSEAVTNAIIHGYDSDAAKQVTIEASIDLDVVRISIQDEGNGIEDVELARQPLYTSKPELERSGMGFTIMENFMDRFEVSSTLGGGTRVDMQKRIESKKALYN, translated from the coding sequence ATGACAAGCCACAACGAGATGAAACTTACGTTTAGCGCAAGGTCGGAGAATGAAGCGTTCGCCCGCATCGCGGTTGCGGCCTTTGTATCCCAGCTCGATCCCACGCTGGAGGAGCTGAACGATCTGAAGACAGCGGTATCCGAGGCTGTGACCAACGCCATTATTCACGGCTATGACAGCGACGCGGCGAAGCAGGTGACGATCGAGGCCTCCATCGACCTCGACGTGGTTCGGATATCGATTCAGGACGAAGGGAACGGCATTGAGGACGTCGAGCTGGCGCGGCAGCCGCTGTATACGTCCAAGCCTGAGCTGGAGCGCTCCGGCATGGGTTTTACGATTATGGAAAACTTTATGGACCGCTTCGAGGTGAGCAGTACGCTTGGCGGCGGGACGCGGGTAGATATGCAGAAGAGAATAGAGTCGAAAAAAGCGCTATACAACTAG
- the ribD gene encoding bifunctional diaminohydroxyphosphoribosylaminopyrimidine deaminase/5-amino-6-(5-phosphoribosylamino)uracil reductase RibD has product MLDVLNDEYYMSLALDMAAKAAGQTGINPVVGCVIVKEGRIIGIGTHLKRGEGHAEVHALRMAGAEAEGATAYVTLEPCSHYGKTPPCCERLIEAKVARVVTAATDPNPVVSGRGLARLREQGIQVTEGLLAERSRAMNEKFNKFITTGMPFVTLKTASTLDGKIATVEHHSRWVTGAVAREQTHTLRHQHNAIMVGIGTLEADDPLLTTRAEVPALHPVRIVVDSKLRISLQARVVTDRTAPTIVLTTTGAEESKRLALEEAGITVISCGDGPSVDLSAAMKELGARDIGSILLEGGGKLNGAMLDAGLIDKMILYYAPKLIGGDLAPASFSFPGRKLMSEAIMLDGVQVEMAGEDICVTGYPRNRAANSAIMEG; this is encoded by the coding sequence ATGCTGGATGTATTGAATGACGAATATTATATGTCGCTTGCGTTGGATATGGCAGCCAAGGCGGCCGGCCAGACCGGTATTAATCCCGTCGTTGGCTGCGTAATCGTCAAGGAAGGCCGAATTATCGGCATCGGCACGCATTTGAAGCGCGGCGAAGGCCATGCGGAGGTGCATGCGCTGCGGATGGCAGGCGCGGAAGCCGAAGGCGCTACGGCTTATGTGACGCTGGAGCCCTGCAGCCATTATGGGAAAACTCCGCCATGCTGCGAGAGGCTGATCGAAGCGAAGGTAGCCCGGGTCGTGACTGCGGCCACGGATCCCAATCCCGTTGTATCAGGCAGGGGCCTGGCCCGCTTGCGTGAGCAGGGGATACAGGTAACAGAGGGGCTGCTTGCCGAGCGTTCCCGCGCCATGAACGAGAAATTTAACAAGTTCATTACGACGGGCATGCCTTTCGTCACGCTCAAGACGGCAAGCACGCTGGATGGCAAAATCGCAACCGTGGAGCATCACAGCCGATGGGTTACCGGCGCCGTCGCAAGGGAGCAGACACATACGCTGCGGCATCAGCATAATGCCATTATGGTCGGGATTGGTACGTTGGAGGCCGATGATCCGCTCCTGACGACCCGCGCCGAGGTGCCCGCGCTGCATCCCGTCAGAATCGTAGTGGACTCCAAGCTTCGTATTTCGCTTCAAGCTCGGGTCGTAACGGATCGCACAGCACCAACGATTGTTCTCACGACAACGGGTGCCGAGGAATCCAAGCGGCTGGCGCTGGAGGAGGCGGGAATAACGGTTATCTCATGCGGCGACGGACCCTCTGTAGATTTGTCCGCCGCCATGAAGGAGCTTGGGGCAAGGGACATCGGCTCAATCTTGCTGGAGGGCGGCGGTAAGCTGAATGGCGCAATGCTGGACGCGGGGCTTATCGACAAGATGATTCTGTATTACGCGCCAAAGCTGATCGGCGGCGATCTGGCCCCCGCCAGCTTCTCCTTTCCGGGCCGCAAGCTGATGTCGGAAGCCATTATGCTTGACGGCGTTCAGGTGGAGATGGCCGGTGAGGATATATGCGTGACGGGTTATCCCCGAAATCGAGCCGCCAACAGCGCAATTATGGAGGGGTAA
- a CDS encoding spore germination protein, which produces MSNGQREDDVHARGEDNPPTFLIEEQLQEESRMEGASSEQEHGFVQLEMAISQGAEASTENVKHQIPFKLDEVLDKLEEVGYKKSFDIVVREMTFGERRTALFCLNGLVKDELLTEVLKRLTYLEPDNVDSDALHSFLDLYVPAAQVSEEKDWTKLMEAVLAGATALFIDGEGKALKIDAKSLPGRGLEEPSLEKVVRGARDGFVETLMINISLVRRRLRDPKLRYELVQVGERTKTDVCIAYIDDIVDKELLQSIKDKIAMIKVDGLPLADKQLEEATIKRGWSPFPLVRYSERPDTVSSHLLEGSVALFVDTSPSVMTLPTTYTDLLQHAEENRQTPFIGTYLRWIRFIGIFASLFMLPLWLLFVMHPEFKPPMLEFLGPDKTGKIPLVVQFILVEIGIDLLRMASIHTPTSLATAISLVAAILIGDVAVQTGLFINEVILYMAIAAIGMFATPSYELGLANRIVRLILLLAVAVFNVPGFMVASTIILIYLACERSLNRPYLWPIIPFDAKALMGLIIRNPLLYNRTRPNVLKPQQRDRMPRAE; this is translated from the coding sequence ATGAGCAATGGGCAGAGAGAAGACGATGTGCATGCGAGGGGCGAGGACAACCCGCCCACCTTCCTGATTGAGGAGCAGCTTCAAGAGGAATCGCGTATGGAGGGCGCCTCAAGCGAACAGGAGCATGGCTTTGTTCAGCTGGAAATGGCGATATCCCAAGGGGCAGAGGCGTCGACGGAAAACGTGAAGCACCAAATTCCCTTCAAGCTGGACGAGGTGCTGGATAAACTGGAGGAGGTTGGCTACAAAAAAAGCTTCGACATTGTTGTGAGGGAAATGACCTTTGGCGAGCGCCGTACAGCACTGTTCTGTCTAAACGGTCTGGTGAAGGACGAGCTGCTGACAGAGGTGCTGAAGCGTCTAACCTATCTGGAGCCCGATAATGTCGACAGTGACGCGCTGCATTCATTCCTCGACTTGTACGTGCCGGCGGCACAGGTGAGCGAGGAGAAGGATTGGACGAAGCTGATGGAAGCCGTACTGGCAGGAGCTACCGCCTTGTTCATTGACGGCGAAGGAAAAGCGCTGAAGATCGACGCCAAAAGCTTGCCTGGCAGGGGGCTGGAGGAGCCATCCCTGGAGAAGGTGGTCCGCGGCGCTAGGGATGGGTTCGTCGAGACGCTGATGATCAATATTTCGCTTGTCCGCAGGCGCCTTAGAGACCCCAAGCTGCGATACGAGCTTGTTCAGGTCGGCGAGCGGACGAAGACGGATGTGTGTATCGCCTATATTGATGATATTGTCGACAAGGAGCTGCTGCAATCGATCAAAGACAAGATCGCAATGATCAAAGTGGACGGTTTGCCGCTCGCTGACAAACAGCTGGAGGAGGCGACAATCAAGCGGGGCTGGAGCCCGTTCCCGCTCGTTCGATATTCAGAGCGTCCGGATACGGTGTCCTCGCATCTATTGGAAGGCTCGGTCGCCTTATTCGTCGACACATCGCCAAGCGTCATGACGCTGCCGACGACGTATACCGATCTGCTGCAACACGCCGAGGAGAACCGACAGACGCCATTCATCGGCACCTATCTGCGCTGGATTCGGTTTATTGGCATCTTCGCGTCCCTGTTTATGCTGCCGCTGTGGCTGCTGTTCGTCATGCATCCGGAGTTTAAGCCGCCCATGCTAGAGTTTCTGGGGCCGGACAAGACGGGAAAAATTCCGCTCGTCGTGCAGTTCATTCTTGTCGAAATCGGAATTGACCTGCTGCGAATGGCGTCTATACATACGCCTACCTCACTGGCCACTGCGATTTCGCTCGTCGCCGCGATCTTGATCGGTGACGTAGCAGTCCAGACCGGGCTGTTCATCAACGAGGTTATTCTGTATATGGCGATTGCCGCCATAGGCATGTTCGCGACGCCAAGCTATGAGCTGGGGCTGGCCAATCGTATCGTCCGGCTCATACTGCTGCTCGCCGTGGCTGTGTTCAATGTGCCAGGCTTTATGGTGGCATCAACCATTATTCTCATCTATCTCGCCTGCGAGCGTTCACTGAATCGTCCGTACCTGTGGCCGATTATCCCATTTGACGCCAAGGCTCTGATGGGGCTCATTATTCGTAATCCGCTGCTGTACAACCGGACGAGACCTAATGTGCTCAAGCCGCAGCAGCGGGACAGAATGCCAAGGGCGGAGTAG
- the ribE gene encoding riboflavin synthase, giving the protein MFTGLIEEVGRMQSASKQGEAMVLTIAGSVVLQDVKLGDSIAVNGVCLTVTSFNRSSFSCDVMPETYRRSSLHRLKPGDPVNLERAMLAGGRFGGHIVQGHVDGTGTIVSREADANAVVFRIALDDAEQLRYILPKGSVTIDGISLTVVDTGSDSFAVSIIPHTLAETALQHRQPGAVVNIETDIIGKYVEHLLQFRQGESSRSGASSRLTAGFLSEHGFI; this is encoded by the coding sequence ATGTTTACGGGTCTTATAGAAGAAGTCGGGCGCATGCAATCTGCGTCTAAGCAAGGCGAAGCGATGGTGCTGACGATAGCGGGAAGCGTCGTGCTGCAGGATGTCAAGCTGGGAGACAGCATCGCGGTGAACGGCGTATGCCTGACCGTAACCTCCTTCAATAGGAGTTCCTTCTCCTGCGACGTCATGCCGGAAACGTACCGCCGCTCCAGCCTTCACCGGCTGAAGCCGGGAGATCCCGTCAACCTGGAGCGCGCCATGCTGGCAGGAGGTCGATTCGGCGGACATATTGTGCAGGGTCATGTCGACGGCACCGGCACTATCGTCTCCCGCGAAGCAGACGCCAATGCGGTTGTGTTCCGGATAGCTCTCGACGATGCCGAACAGCTTCGTTATATTTTGCCCAAGGGCTCGGTCACCATTGACGGGATCAGCCTGACAGTCGTTGACACAGGCTCTGACAGCTTCGCCGTCTCTATTATCCCTCATACACTGGCAGAGACGGCGCTTCAGCATCGACAGCCTGGGGCGGTCGTCAATATTGAGACGGATATTATCGGCAAATACGTGGAGCATCTGCTTCAATTTCGTCAAGGAGAGTCGTCGAGGTCTGGGGCTTCCTCCAGGCTGACGGCCGGCTTTCTGTCCGAGCATGGATTTATTTAA
- a CDS encoding stage V sporulation protein AB gives MSSVLTHLFVAVLGVAGGLAVGSGLVALLIVFDLIPRLAQLTYAYKLSIWFETAIICGALYWTFADFLDWRLALPAHWFTPIAGLFDGLFVGMLAAALTEVMNVLPILAKRMRLSRYMVGLVMAMVLGKTIGSLFDWLYFQW, from the coding sequence ATGAGTAGCGTGCTGACTCATCTGTTCGTGGCCGTGCTGGGCGTAGCCGGCGGGCTGGCGGTCGGCAGCGGGCTTGTGGCGCTGCTGATCGTGTTCGATCTGATCCCCAGACTGGCGCAGCTCACCTATGCGTATAAGCTCTCCATATGGTTCGAGACGGCCATCATATGCGGGGCGCTGTACTGGACGTTCGCCGACTTCCTGGACTGGCGCCTGGCGTTGCCGGCACACTGGTTCACTCCAATTGCCGGCCTGTTCGACGGCCTGTTCGTCGGCATGCTGGCAGCCGCGCTCACGGAGGTCATGAACGTGCTGCCGATTCTGGCCAAGCGTATGAGGCTGTCCCGCTATATGGTGGGGCTTGTGATGGCGATGGTGCTGGGCAAGACAATTGGCTCTTTGTTTGACTGGCTGTATTTTCAATGGTGA
- the lysA gene encoding diaminopimelate decarboxylase, which produces MYLHGTSNINDKGRLEIGGCDVTELAKEFGTPLYIVDEALVRQRASEYVEAFKASGLKFQVAYASKAFSVMAMCAIAEQEGLSLDVVSDGELYTALQAGFPVERIHFHGNNKTPDEINMALDAGIGCFVVDNFDELALLNALAGDKGKKVNILLRITPGVEAHTHDYISTGQQDSKFGFDLGNGAAKQALQDAMSLGNLNILGVHSHIGSQIFEVEGFRMAVDKVASFAVSIREELGLTFKVINLGGGFGIRYVEGDTPLPISEYVGAITDAIKTNFSNADYPLPEIWVEPGRSMVGDAGTTLYTVGTSKHIPGVRKYIAVDGGMTDNPRPALYQSRYEAILANRANDAVEETVSIAGKCCESGDMLIWDLELPKAESGDLLAVFCTGAYNYAMASNYNRIRRPAVVFVKDGQADLAVKRESLDNIVCNDVIPARLQKSPLAK; this is translated from the coding sequence ATGTATCTGCATGGAACGAGCAATATAAACGATAAAGGCCGCTTGGAAATCGGAGGCTGCGATGTCACGGAGCTGGCGAAGGAATTCGGAACTCCGCTGTACATTGTTGACGAGGCGCTTGTCCGTCAGCGCGCAAGCGAATATGTGGAGGCGTTCAAGGCATCCGGCCTGAAATTCCAGGTTGCATACGCCAGCAAGGCATTCAGCGTCATGGCGATGTGTGCCATCGCCGAGCAGGAAGGACTATCGCTTGACGTTGTATCCGACGGCGAGCTGTATACGGCTCTGCAAGCGGGCTTCCCGGTTGAGCGTATCCACTTCCACGGCAACAACAAGACGCCGGACGAAATTAATATGGCGCTGGACGCTGGCATCGGCTGCTTTGTAGTGGACAATTTCGACGAGCTTGCACTGCTGAACGCGCTGGCGGGAGACAAGGGCAAGAAGGTTAATATTCTGCTGCGCATTACGCCAGGCGTTGAGGCGCATACACATGATTACATCTCGACGGGCCAGCAGGATTCCAAGTTCGGCTTCGACCTGGGCAACGGCGCAGCCAAGCAAGCGCTGCAGGATGCCATGAGCCTTGGCAATCTGAACATTCTAGGCGTTCATTCCCATATTGGCTCCCAGATTTTTGAGGTGGAAGGCTTCCGTATGGCAGTTGACAAGGTGGCTTCGTTCGCCGTGTCGATCCGCGAGGAGCTGGGCCTGACGTTCAAGGTGATCAACCTGGGCGGCGGCTTCGGCATCCGTTATGTGGAGGGCGACACTCCGCTTCCGATCAGCGAATATGTAGGCGCCATTACAGACGCCATCAAAACAAACTTCTCCAACGCGGACTATCCGCTGCCTGAGATTTGGGTAGAGCCGGGCCGCAGCATGGTTGGCGATGCAGGCACAACGCTGTACACGGTTGGGACAAGCAAGCATATTCCGGGCGTTCGCAAATACATTGCGGTTGACGGCGGTATGACGGACAACCCGCGTCCGGCGCTGTATCAATCGCGTTATGAAGCTATCCTGGCGAACCGCGCGAATGATGCCGTGGAAGAGACTGTATCCATCGCCGGCAAGTGCTGTGAGAGCGGCGATATGCTGATCTGGGATCTGGAGCTTCCCAAGGCGGAAAGCGGCGATCTGCTGGCGGTATTCTGCACAGGCGCATACAACTACGCTATGGCGAGCAACTACAACCGCATCCGTCGTCCCGCTGTCGTGTTCGTGAAGGACGGTCAAGCGGACCTTGCCGTGAAGCGCGAATCGCTGGACAATATCGTATGCAACGACGTCATTCCGGCAAGACTGCAGAAATCCCCCCTTGCGAAATAA
- a CDS encoding peptidylprolyl isomerase: MAKQAKIKLASGGEVQLELFDQDAPNTVANFEKLANDGFYNGLTFHRVIPGFVAQGGCPTGTGTGGPGYKIDCEINPNKHERGTLAMAHAGRNTGGSQFYICYQPQPHLDGGHTVFGKVTKGMEFVDALKNGDKMETVEVSEV; encoded by the coding sequence ATGGCAAAACAAGCAAAAATCAAATTGGCAAGCGGCGGCGAGGTACAGCTGGAGCTGTTCGACCAAGACGCGCCCAACACAGTTGCGAACTTCGAGAAGCTGGCGAACGACGGCTTCTATAACGGTCTGACATTCCACCGCGTCATCCCGGGCTTTGTTGCGCAAGGCGGCTGCCCGACTGGGACTGGCACTGGCGGACCCGGCTACAAAATCGACTGTGAGATTAACCCTAACAAGCATGAGCGAGGCACCCTTGCGATGGCACATGCTGGACGCAACACAGGCGGAAGCCAATTCTACATCTGCTATCAGCCGCAGCCTCATCTGGACGGCGGACATACCGTATTTGGCAAAGTGACTAAGGGTATGGAATTTGTCGACGCACTCAAAAACGGCGACAAGATGGAGACGGTTGAAGTTTCGGAAGTTTAA
- the spoIIAA gene encoding anti-sigma F factor antagonist — MSLQIELEHYRNMLIVRLHGELDHHTAGVVRYKMEEALLRENVNHVVLSLKQLEFMDSSGLGVILGRYKQVKAKGGKMVVCDVNPSVRRLFELSGLFKIIGVHDSERSAITSLEVVS; from the coding sequence ATGAGTCTGCAAATCGAATTGGAGCATTACCGCAACATGCTGATCGTTCGCCTGCATGGCGAGCTGGACCACCATACCGCGGGCGTTGTCCGTTACAAGATGGAGGAAGCGCTCTTGCGAGAAAATGTTAATCATGTTGTTCTCAGCCTGAAGCAGCTGGAATTTATGGACAGCTCCGGTCTCGGCGTCATACTGGGACGGTACAAGCAAGTGAAGGCCAAAGGCGGGAAGATGGTTGTCTGCGACGTGAATCCCAGCGTGCGAAGATTGTTCGAGCTGTCTGGCCTGTTCAAAATTATCGGGGTGCACGACAGTGAACGCAGCGCGATAACGAGTTTGGAGGTGGTATCATGA
- a CDS encoding stage V sporulation protein AA has translation MGAFSHSVLYLRLKKRIYIRSSHTVTLGQVARLMTDDDELERELKDLPLYKHKEHDGNRVVVDLLQIVKSIRKTYPEMTVEAYGDPQVLLMIADKPMKPRYALLAVAWLLLFFGAGLAIMNFHTDVSMKEVHIRIVELITGERTEHPLWFQIPYSFGVGLGMVLFFNHLFRKRFNEEPNPLEVELFMYQENINEYVIADEMRKKADYDQIHGGGSHE, from the coding sequence ATGGGTGCATTCAGCCATTCGGTCCTCTATCTGCGGCTCAAGAAAAGAATTTATATCCGGTCGAGCCATACGGTGACGCTGGGCCAGGTCGCGAGGCTGATGACCGACGATGACGAGCTGGAGCGGGAGCTGAAGGATTTGCCGCTGTACAAGCATAAGGAGCACGATGGCAACCGGGTTGTAGTGGATCTGCTGCAAATTGTGAAGTCCATCCGGAAAACCTATCCGGAAATGACGGTGGAGGCCTACGGCGACCCGCAGGTGCTGCTTATGATTGCGGATAAGCCTATGAAGCCGCGCTACGCGCTGCTGGCGGTCGCTTGGCTGCTGTTGTTTTTTGGTGCGGGCTTGGCCATTATGAACTTCCATACTGACGTCAGCATGAAGGAGGTTCATATCCGTATTGTCGAGCTGATAACCGGAGAGAGAACGGAGCATCCGTTATGGTTCCAAATTCCGTATTCGTTCGGGGTAGGGCTCGGGATGGTGCTGTTCTTCAATCATTTGTTCCGTAAACGGTTCAATGAGGAGCCCAATCCGCTGGAGGTCGAGCTGTTCATGTATCAGGAGAATATCAACGAATACGTGATTGCCGACGAGATGCGCAAAAAAGCGGATTACGACCAGATTCATGGCGGAGGAAGCCATGAGTAG